A portion of the Streptomyces sp. YPW6 genome contains these proteins:
- a CDS encoding MBL fold metallo-hydrolase produces the protein MTYSGAVKVGGPASVHELTDLMISKVAVGAMDNNAYLLRCRATGEQLLIDAAAEPETLLALIGDDGIASVVTTHRHGDHWQALAQVAGATGARTYAGRYDAEGIPVPTDVLVEDGDTITVGRVELTARHLVGHTPGSIALVYDDPHGAPHLFTGDCLFPGGVGNTHQDPEAFASLLSDVETKLFDVLPDETWVYPGHGHDTTLGAERPQLPAWRARGW, from the coding sequence ATGACGTACAGCGGAGCGGTGAAGGTCGGCGGACCGGCGAGCGTGCACGAACTGACGGATCTGATGATCTCCAAGGTCGCCGTCGGCGCGATGGACAACAACGCGTATCTGCTGCGCTGCCGGGCCACCGGCGAGCAGTTGCTGATCGACGCGGCCGCCGAGCCGGAGACCCTGCTCGCGCTGATCGGTGACGACGGGATCGCGTCCGTCGTCACCACCCATCGGCACGGGGACCACTGGCAGGCGCTGGCCCAGGTGGCCGGGGCGACGGGCGCCCGGACGTACGCGGGCCGCTACGACGCCGAGGGCATCCCCGTGCCGACCGATGTCCTGGTCGAGGACGGCGACACCATCACCGTCGGCCGGGTCGAGCTGACCGCACGCCACCTGGTCGGCCACACCCCCGGCTCCATCGCCCTGGTCTACGACGACCCGCACGGCGCCCCGCACCTGTTCACCGGGGACTGCCTCTTCCCGGGCGGGGTCGGGAACACGCACCAGGACCCCGAGGCCTTCGCGAGCCTCCTGAGCGACGTCGAGACGAAGCTGTTCGACGTGCTGCCCGACGAGACGTGGGTCTACCCGGGCCACGGGCACGACACGACGCTCGGCGCCGAGCGTCCCCAGCTGCCCGCCTGGCGCGCCCGCGGCTGGTGA
- a CDS encoding maleylpyruvate isomerase family mycothiol-dependent enzyme: protein MMDHAHDLGAVREATERLLDAVGKLDDAAVTEPSRLPGWSRGHVLAHLSRNADALGNVLRGLPMYASSETRDADIADGASRPVAEQLADLRETADALRAVSGEPADWSRTVTLRNGVTDSASRVPFRRWVEVELHHVDLGIGYELEDLPAEFTEREIAFLADRFLGNESVPATGLTDLDGRTWSTGGGPPSDLVTVQGPAAELLGWLCGRRDGSALTVAGGPLPTLPPL, encoded by the coding sequence ATGATGGATCATGCGCACGACCTGGGAGCTGTACGCGAAGCGACCGAACGGCTGCTCGACGCAGTCGGAAAACTGGACGACGCCGCTGTCACCGAGCCGTCACGGCTGCCCGGATGGAGTCGGGGCCATGTTCTGGCCCACCTGTCACGTAACGCCGACGCGCTCGGAAATGTTCTCCGGGGCCTCCCGATGTACGCGAGCAGCGAAACCCGCGACGCCGACATCGCCGACGGCGCGTCCCGCCCGGTCGCCGAGCAGCTGGCCGACCTGCGGGAGACCGCGGACGCCCTGCGGGCGGTCAGCGGCGAACCGGCCGACTGGTCCCGGACGGTCACCCTGCGCAACGGGGTGACGGATTCCGCGTCCCGGGTCCCCTTCCGGCGCTGGGTCGAGGTGGAGCTGCACCACGTCGACCTCGGCATCGGCTACGAGCTGGAGGACCTCCCCGCCGAGTTCACGGAGCGGGAGATCGCCTTCCTCGCCGATCGCTTCCTGGGCAACGAGAGCGTGCCCGCCACCGGGCTGACCGATCTCGACGGCCGCACCTGGAGCACGGGCGGCGGACCGCCGAGCGACCTGGTGACCGTGCAGGGGCCCGCCGCGGAGCTGCTGGGCTGGCTCTGCGGGCGCCGTGACGGCTCCGCCCTGACGGTGGCCGGAGGCCCGCTGCCCACGCTGCCCCCGCTATAG
- the uvrA gene encoding excinuclease ABC subunit UvrA: MADRLIVRGAREHNLKNVSLDLPRDSLIVFTGLSGSGKSSLAFDTIFAEGQRRYVESLSSYARQFLGQMDKPDVDFIEGLSPAVSIDQKSTSRNPRSTVGTITEVYDYLRLLFARIGKPHCPECRRPISRQSPQAIVDKVLGLPEGSRFQVLSPLVRERKGEFVDLFADLQTKGYSRARVDGETIQLAEPPALKKQEKHTIEVVVDRLTVKDSAKRRLTDSVETALGLSGGMVVLDFVDLPEDDPERERMYSEHLYCPYDDLSFEELEPRSFSFNSPFGACPDCTGIGTRMEVDPELIVPDEEKSLDEGAIHPWSHGHTKEYFGRLIGALSEALGFRTDIPWAGLPQRAKKALLFGHKIQTEVRYRNRYGRERAYTTPAFEGAVQFVKRRHTEAESDSSRERFEGYMREVPCPTCEGTRLKPIVLAVTVMEKSIAEVAAMSISECAEFLGRLKLNARDKKIAERVLKEVNERLKFLVDVGLDYLSLNRAAGTLSGGEAQRIRLATQIGSGLVGVLYVLDEPSIGLHQRDNHRLIETLVRLRDMGNTLIVVEHDEDTIKVADWVVDIGPGAGEHGGKVVHSGSLKELLGNKASITGQYLSGKRSIPTPDARRPVDPDRSLTVHGARENNLQDIDVSFPLGVLTAVTGVSGSGKSTLVNDILYTHLARELNGAKSVPGRHTRVDGDDLVDKVVHVDQSPIGRTPRSNPATYTGVFDHVRKLFAETMEAKVRGYLPGRFSFNVKGGRCENCSGDGTIKIEMNFLPDVYVPCEVCHGARYNRETLEVHYKGKSIAEVLDMPIEEGLEFFEAVPAIARHLRTLNDVGLGYVRLGQSAPTLSGGEAQRVKLASELQKRSTGRTVYVLDEPTTGLHFEDISKLITVLSGLVDKGNSVIVIEHNLDVIKTADWVVDMGPEGGNGGGLVVAEGTPEQVASVPASHTGKFLQGILDADRIAEAAVPSGGAPRGTAARKAAPAKKTAATTKSAAAKKAAATKAKATATGTKAAAAKKTTRARKA; encoded by the coding sequence GTGGCCGACCGTCTCATCGTCCGTGGCGCGCGCGAGCACAATCTGAAGAACGTCTCGCTCGACCTCCCCCGCGACTCCCTCATCGTCTTCACCGGGCTCTCCGGGTCGGGCAAGTCGTCCCTCGCGTTCGACACGATCTTCGCCGAGGGGCAGCGTCGCTATGTCGAGTCCCTCTCCTCGTACGCCCGGCAGTTCCTCGGCCAGATGGACAAGCCGGACGTCGACTTCATCGAAGGTCTCTCCCCGGCCGTCTCCATCGACCAGAAGTCGACCTCGCGCAACCCGCGCTCGACGGTCGGCACCATCACCGAGGTCTACGACTACCTCCGGCTGCTCTTCGCCCGGATCGGCAAGCCGCACTGTCCCGAGTGCCGTCGCCCCATCTCCCGCCAGTCGCCGCAGGCCATCGTCGACAAGGTCCTCGGTCTGCCCGAGGGCAGCCGCTTCCAGGTCCTCTCGCCGCTGGTGCGCGAGCGCAAGGGCGAGTTCGTCGACCTCTTCGCCGATCTCCAGACCAAGGGCTACAGCCGCGCCCGGGTGGACGGCGAGACCATCCAGCTCGCCGAGCCGCCGGCACTCAAGAAGCAGGAGAAGCACACCATCGAGGTGGTCGTCGACCGCCTCACCGTCAAGGACAGCGCCAAGCGCCGGCTGACCGACTCGGTCGAGACCGCGCTCGGCCTCTCCGGCGGCATGGTCGTGCTCGACTTCGTCGACCTCCCCGAGGACGACCCCGAGCGCGAGCGGATGTATTCCGAGCACCTCTACTGCCCGTACGACGACCTCTCCTTCGAGGAGCTGGAGCCGCGCTCCTTCTCCTTCAACTCGCCCTTCGGCGCCTGCCCCGACTGCACCGGCATCGGTACGCGCATGGAGGTCGACCCGGAGCTGATCGTCCCGGACGAGGAGAAGTCCCTCGACGAGGGAGCCATCCACCCCTGGTCCCACGGGCACACCAAGGAGTATTTCGGCCGTCTGATCGGCGCGCTCTCCGAAGCCCTCGGCTTCCGTACGGACATCCCCTGGGCCGGGCTGCCGCAGCGGGCCAAGAAGGCCCTGCTCTTCGGTCACAAGATCCAGACCGAGGTCCGCTACCGCAACCGCTACGGGCGCGAGCGCGCCTACACCACCCCCGCCTTCGAGGGCGCGGTGCAGTTCGTCAAGCGGCGCCACACCGAGGCCGAGAGCGACTCCAGCCGGGAGCGCTTCGAGGGCTACATGCGCGAGGTGCCCTGCCCCACCTGTGAGGGCACCCGGCTCAAGCCGATCGTCCTCGCGGTGACGGTGATGGAGAAGTCCATCGCCGAGGTCGCCGCGATGTCCATCAGCGAGTGCGCCGAGTTCCTCGGCCGCCTCAAGCTGAACGCCCGCGACAAGAAGATCGCCGAACGGGTGCTCAAGGAGGTCAACGAGCGGCTGAAGTTCCTGGTGGACGTCGGCCTGGACTACCTCTCGCTGAACCGTGCGGCAGGCACCCTGTCCGGCGGCGAGGCCCAGCGCATCCGGCTGGCCACCCAGATCGGTTCCGGCCTGGTCGGCGTGCTGTACGTCCTGGACGAGCCGTCCATCGGCCTGCACCAGCGCGACAACCACCGGCTGATCGAGACCCTGGTCCGGCTGCGTGACATGGGCAACACGCTCATCGTCGTCGAGCACGACGAGGACACCATCAAGGTCGCCGACTGGGTCGTGGACATCGGCCCCGGCGCCGGTGAGCACGGCGGCAAGGTCGTCCACTCCGGTTCGCTCAAGGAGCTGCTGGGGAACAAGGCCTCGATCACCGGCCAGTACCTGTCCGGCAAGCGGTCCATCCCGACCCCGGACGCCCGCCGCCCGGTCGACCCGGACCGCTCCCTCACCGTGCACGGCGCCCGGGAGAACAACCTCCAGGACATCGACGTCTCCTTCCCGCTCGGCGTGCTCACCGCTGTCACGGGCGTCTCCGGATCCGGGAAGTCGACCCTGGTCAACGACATCCTCTACACGCACCTGGCCCGCGAGCTGAACGGCGCCAAGTCGGTCCCCGGCCGCCACACCCGGGTCGACGGCGACGACCTCGTCGACAAGGTGGTGCACGTCGACCAGTCGCCGATCGGCCGGACCCCCCGGTCCAACCCGGCGACGTACACCGGAGTCTTCGACCACGTCCGCAAGCTGTTCGCCGAGACCATGGAGGCGAAGGTGCGCGGCTATCTGCCGGGCCGCTTCTCCTTCAACGTCAAGGGCGGCCGCTGCGAGAACTGCTCCGGCGACGGCACGATCAAGATCGAGATGAACTTCCTGCCCGACGTGTACGTCCCGTGCGAGGTCTGCCACGGTGCGCGCTACAACCGGGAGACCCTGGAGGTCCACTACAAGGGCAAGTCCATCGCCGAGGTGCTGGACATGCCGATCGAGGAGGGCCTGGAGTTCTTCGAGGCCGTCCCGGCGATCGCCCGCCATCTGCGCACCCTCAATGACGTGGGCCTCGGCTACGTCCGGCTCGGCCAGTCCGCGCCGACCCTCTCCGGCGGTGAGGCGCAGCGCGTCAAGCTGGCGAGCGAGCTCCAGAAGCGCTCCACCGGCCGCACGGTCTACGTCCTGGACGAGCCGACCACCGGTCTGCACTTCGAGGACATCAGCAAGCTGATCACGGTGCTCTCGGGTCTGGTGGACAAGGGCAACTCGGTGATCGTCATCGAGCACAACCTCGACGTCATCAAGACCGCCGACTGGGTGGTCGACATGGGCCCCGAGGGCGGCAACGGCGGCGGACTGGTCGTCGCCGAGGGAACACCGGAGCAGGTCGCCTCGGTGCCCGCCAGCCACACCGGGAAGTTCCTCCAGGGCATTCTGGACGCGGACCGGATCGCCGAGGCCGCGGTGCCCTCGGGCGGGGCTCCCCGCGGGACGGCCGCCCGCAAGGCCGCCCCGGCGAAGAAGACGGCGGCCACGACGAAGTCGGCAGCCGCCAAGAAGGCCGCGGCGACCAAGGCGAAGGCCACGGCCACCGGCACCAAGGCCGCGGCCGCCAAGAAGACGACCCGAGCCCGCAAGGCCTGA